From the genome of Labrus mixtus chromosome 17, fLabMix1.1, whole genome shotgun sequence:
tgatttcttcgtatcaaacctgagacataactcgggttagacgacttcctgcagccgctaaagctgctaaacatgagacaacaatGACACCACTAACGATAGAGGCTAACTTTATGtctaaatgttttctgaataatatctgcagggatgtacactctgcttctctctctctctctctgctttgtagctgaaggctgctgtatGAACTAGCGCCGTAAAGATGAATGCACTTCTCACCAGATTTCCTCGACCCGCTGagaaagttacatagtgctgaaaacaggcgattGGGCCGCGCTGTGGACACAAGAGAGACGCCAGTCTTTCAtgtttaaggtggaaaagttacatgttGATGCTTAAGACAGATCTTTGGGTGTGCAAATGATGAATGTGTCGTATGCAATGGATGATAAAGGATGCCGAAGGATTAAATCCGATTATATGtaataatacaaaatgacaGACACAGAGGAAGTTCTCTATGagacagaatataaaaaaagaacatcattcAGTCAGACAGCAAACGTTTGTAATGGTTGGAAATGTTTATTGCTCTGGCAGAAcacagtttgagtttgagaGTCTCAACTCCGACCTCCGACCTTTTTGGAAGGATGAGATAACATCCTGAACCCTCCagtcggagcctacaggtggatatTGGTGTGGTTATGTATTAAAGATGttcaaaaaagtcaacatttaaaaggttCCTCAGTATTTACTACAGTTTGAATAAGAGCCCTGGAGCAGATTAATTAAATGAAACTCATTGCTTCGGTTCATCATCACCGTCCTTCATtctgaatgtaaaaaatatttgtcTTGTCATCTAAGAtttaacaacatcaacaacatccttttatttgaaatgtcagCCCAGATCAGTATCATATCAAAGCCGGTGGCCGATTTGCAGAAGTCAAAGGTTTCATGTTCCACGCTCGAGGTCAGTTCGAGGTATCAGAATGTGCACTGGCTGGTTCTTCACTCAGCGAGGTCACTGATGGAGGTCTCAGAGCATCATGCCAGCCAACGTTCACCTGACGGAGTGAAATAAAGCTCATTATTAACATATTAGCTGTCCACCACACAAAGCACATATCTGTCTCTTAAGCTGCTAAATGCTCAACCGTCCTgttgttacggtctaagtgagagCTGGAGACAGAGTTTACTGATATCCAAAACTTTGAGCCAAAAGAGGCTAAAATGACTCAGACATTCTATCAGTCTCTCAGCGAGGGTCTTAAATAGAAGTTGTGTGTGCAAagtgcaggaaaataaaacttgaGTGTGTAGATCTTGGTCTGCCTGAGTCTGGTCTCAGCCTGAGGAGAGACGAGCAGAAATGACACCCCGACGTCTCTTTGCATCAGATCTCTCCACGCTGTGTTGGTGGATCTGTTTGCATGTCGGCTCAGTAACTGTGTGATAACAAATAACGCTGAAAGGAGCAGTCAGATGTATTTAACTGTCAACAACACTGACATAATTGTATAATCATTCACTGAATATTTAAGATAAAAAGGCCTTCTTTTAACAACCTTTTGAAGTTTTGTTATACGTGTTACCAGGCATGTTGTTTTGGTTggaccttaaaggtcacattataTACAAActccacttccccatgttcctctaactctaatatgtgtctctagtctgtctacaaaagttcatcctctccgtcttctgcctgctccacttttcagaaaatgtgtgctcaaacaggctgtttggaaattttctcttcatgacatcacaaagggcagtagcccctcccccaggtgggtgacactcccacagctaggtgtttgttctgccctctgagtcagCTCTTCCCCTATCCGCTATCAACATAAACAGATTTAAATAAGCTCACTGCCGGGTTAGCTCGCCGAGAGGTTCACAAGCAGACGATTATAAATGCACTTTGAACACCTCTTTCTACTTTAACTCAATCAAACACACGGGTGTCCCACTCCCACCATAAAGGTGATGCTCCTCTCAACGCCTGATCCAAACCAATCACAGCAATGTAGCAGCAACCTCCTTCGACATGTTCGTCAGTTATGCCGGAGGCTAGCTGAGTTTAAGTGAGGCGTTTGGTGCTTGTAGCGAGCCTGATTAGCCAAAGTTATGACGGACATCAACAGAGGCCATGCcaagaaagcagaaaacataGGAATGGGAAAGAGAGTTTTAAACAGATATGAAGGAAAAGTATGTATTCCTTCACTGCAGTATTAGCAGTCGTCAAAAGAAGCAACGTGGCATAATGAGGAGCGCCATCACACTGGGATCACCGGTAACTTTGCACGGGACTCTCCTACAGGCAGGACGTAAGAACTGAAAAGGtaacaacactttaaaaacagcaatcTCTGTTCACAAAGACGGGCAACACGGCAACGAAGGCATCATTTCAAAGTGGAGCGCATCCTAACAGCACGAGACGCCGTTCACCGACGGTGGGAGGACCGAGACGTTCTTCAGGGACCGTAAAAGTAAAGACTGAAATAGTGTCCCCTCTTGCTGATGTACAGTTTGGTGCTAACACAGTTATACAGAGAGCCTCTCGATTAGCATTAAAATAACCTCTGTCATACTTTGATTGTCTTCGTTGCTGCACAGACatttgttgctatggttacttgTACTTACGTTAAGGCCGTGAGAGCCGTACAACGGTTGTCTGAGGCCAAGATCACTGAACCCTGTCAGACTGATAGCATGGTGAATGGTATCTGcctagagagaaagaaaaggtggAAAGAGATTTGTAGCAACAAGGGggctgaaaaataaacactgaattCAAAataacctgcagttcctccagtgtccactagagtctgtctcctgcagtgagtcagtccccatagagccccatgttaaaatgtccaactttgcagctgcagttcctccaacAGACTGCTTTTTGTCCACCAGAAAAATGTAATCGTTCAtgttacaacacacacagagctcctACCTGTGAAAGTACACCTGCTCCAACTTGAGCCCGGCAGTTAGGGAGCCCATTAACCCTCGGCATGCTGGTGAACATGGAGTTTTTGAGCTTTAAAGAACCTGAGGAGAAGGAGATGGATGTAGCTGAAACGCTCAAAGATCTGAAATAACTTGAAGTATCTAAAATTATTATCTGACTACAGCGAGCACATCTCAGAGGCTCTGACCTCTGGGAATACGAGTTATAGATCCTTTTTACATCTTTCCTCTACCTGAGGTTTTTGTGTCTGGAGAGACGTCAGCCACAGTCTGAGCTGCCGACACCGCCGTCTTGGCTGCGTACAGATTCGCCTCCTCCTGAAACTTCCCGATGTTCTTCTTATATCTGATCCTCTTGTTTCCGAACCAGTTAGAAACCTGGAGAGCAAACAGAGAACGAGTGTTTTCTCATCACATGTTTacctctgtttcttctccaaCATAGTGTAACACATATTGAGAGTGTATTCTTTATAATAAACTCAGAATGCCGGCCGAGTGTGTGGGAGTGTTTCAggtcgaacacacacacaggaagcagcTGAGGACAGACGGTAACAACCTACGACAGCTTAAAGTTCACtggccactgtgtgtgtgtgtgtgcgtgtgtgtgtgtgtgtgtggaagcatGTGTGCCGGGCTGtgacctttgtgtgtgtgcagtgacatTTACTCCCTGATATTACATTTCCTCCGctgcctctttttgttttagggAACTGAACAGTTATCGCTAATTAGCAGGTACATCCTCTTCGAAAGAAAAAGGACTCCTCTTTATGAACCCGACACTCCGGCCTTCGGTATCAGAGAGAGTGCGGAGGTAAAGAGGGATGTTTAGTTTAATGAATTAATCCTCTCTGCTGTATTCCTTCATCCTTATCTGACCCTGATGGAGCAGCAGTCTGACTGagggtaaatggtaaatggacttgagctcgtacacctcaggtcacacctacacattcacacactgatggtagaggctgctgggtaatgATGTCCATCAGAactaactaatcccattcatacacattcatacgccgccgaagaagcagcgggagcaacttggggttaaaggTCTTGCTCAATGACAtgtcagacatgtggctgcaggaggtcTCTCAACCTTCAGGTTGAACTCCCTCTGCTGACTGGAGCATGCCATTTTATGTTTGAGTCGTCTTTTTTTGGAAACTTTTCTTTGTGATGAGGTATTTCTTGATGTTATacaacgctctctactcattgaaaacaaatgaaaaaaaaacgctggcgctcagaaaaaaaaaggctagatGGACACAGAGCTTCCCACCAGAGCCATTGAACTTCATATAACCGTGAGTGTTTGCTTCAAATCGACACAAgagtctgttctgctgtggactgaacccacctgagcGACCTCTGACCTTTTATCAGGAAGTTAAAAGTGTGTTTCTGAACCAGGTTGGTGTTTATACACGTTTATACTCTGGCTGCAAATTCACAATATGTCGGCGCCTGTAGGGGGTGATATTCTGGCTTCATCCTGTTTGAGGAGGCTGAGGCTGTCTGTCCTTTTGTATATACAGTCTACGGAGTGTATTGATGAATCTGTggcgctgtccgtggtgctgaagtGTCTTTGTCTATGGTCTTCTCTCATTGTCCCGAGGATAAATGAGTCTATACTCTACACCAGTGAGACTTCGGTTTATCAGAGTTATCGTTAAGGAAGGCCAGCGGTCGTTCAGTCGGGTCATTcgtgaaaacaacaacatcacatgaggagagagaaaagagacgtACCTGAGACACCGTGATGCAGCTCCCCCCACCCTGAGGGCAGAAAAGAATATACAGCATGTAACACCCTGCATCTGACACTGAGCCGGGACAAACCTGGGCTACACCTGTGATTCTGAAACTACAACAACGTTAAACAtctcatcaaacatttaaaccagCCTCGGGGAGGTGAGCAGAGATGTGATGTGATAATGTCTTCTTTGAGTACTGTGGCTCCTCAtggctgacacactgacacagtttatttatttctcaccTGTGAAACAGAGATGCTGCACTTTTTAGCGAGCTCCTCTTTGGCCTCCTCACTGGGGTACGGGTTGCTCAGGTGTGAGTAAAAATATTCGTTCAGGATTTCTGTGGCCTGTTTGCTAAAGTTTCGCCTTTTTCGCCtcggagagaaaaagagatgacGAGTTTAGAAGATTCCggttttaaacaaaatgaacagaaagCTGCACAATCGTCCTCTGTCAACAGGAGAAATACACATTTAACGTGTGCACGCTGCATGTGGATGCTGCTGAGcaaaatcaagaaaataaacatcgATTTTTGTGCTGgaaattgaatttattttttagataaaCACGGTTGAAAACTGCGTCTGCTCACTCACCTGGCATCGAGGAACCTTGAGCGCAGGATCATGACGGCCTCACAGGTGCTCTGTTTGAGCTGCACCTGGATGGAGCTGAACTTTCTGTGGATGATCTTCACCATGCGCTCGATCTCTCGAGGTGAGATGGGTCGAGTCCGAGACTGCTCCCTCAGCAGGTTCATCACATGGGCGGTGAACTCACTGCACGCCTGTTACATATCGGAGACGCAGAGAGAAATGCACAGGGCTGAAGGACTGTTTTACGTAGATGTGTCCCGATGCATGCCAAAAAGTTCCATAAATATAAAGAGTTGattcttttgttgttcttttttactCACCTGTTCATAtttctccagctctgtgtgATAGATCTGTCTGATCTGTGTCAGCTTGGCTCTGTAGTCGACGTGTTCGATGGAGTTATCGGTCGCTCCGCCCGCCGCAGCCAGCGCTGCTCCACCATCCTTGTCCGGTCCCGACACCCCCTCTGCCAGCAGCATGTTGTCCAGTCGGATCAGCTGAGCGTCTGGAGGCTCTTCTTCATGCACCCCGCGGATACTCAGAcctgacaacaaacacacacacatagaacaacacaaacagcaggatgTTACTGTGTGAAGTGATCGGTGCAAACTCAAACTCAGCTTCATTCACAGAAATTGTTCAAGGTTCAAGTCAAATCATCAAATCATCCCTGAGGGGCAATCTGCTTCACAGCcagcagaaaatgaaacaagaaacacacacatcaagggGGGAGGGTTCACATGATGCTGCTGAAGAGACCAATGCTACCAAGGACAGATGAGGTTTTAAAATCTGTTGGTCCTGCATGTAGGCAGAGTATATCTGGGACCGGATGGCAGCAGAGTGCAGTCACCAGGGAGAGCCTGAGCTTTCTTTGTGGCTCTGGCTCGGTataaaaaaggcaaaatcaTTCAAACTAGTGCCAGCTATTTAACTGCACATTCTCATGACCTGTTCTTACCTCTTCCTATTTTTCAGACTAAGAGACCCAAACCAGCAGATAAAAGAGAAGACTCAATTaaacaagaataaaacattttcataaaaacacgGTCGACGTTTAAATCCCTCAGGTTtctatcaaaatgttttaatgaaagcagTGAGGGACGCGTTGTTACTACGctaaaaaaagcagaaacatatatctgattgattgatttcattttaaagcctGATCCATGTcttatctgttaacatggaggaggtggggCTTATgaacctatactgcagccagtcagcagggggagctctacatCATTTGACTTCTCTATAGGCGGTGTAGTCTGCTTTCCATTTTTATATAGTCTCTGTGCTCGatagaaagagaggaaaataatGGGGCatgtggagaaaacaaaacacaaaaggccTATACTCTGCACcttcaggaaacacacacacacacacacacacacacacacacacacacacacacaggtggaggATGGTGTGGCAGGTGGTCTGCAGCTTGTCTCTTTCAATAACTGCTGGCTCGTGAGCAGAAAGAGCTGCTGATTGTGTCTGAGACCTCACCGCCTCATTGGAAAGGACAGaatgattacacacacacacacacacacacacacacacacacagagagagagagagagagagcagaggtgtGTCAGCCTCtaaacacaaaaagcacaacaacaaaaacagccagTCTGCTCTCTTCTTCAgtttgcagcagaaaacacagattctCTGAAAACGACCGACAGGGTTGTGACTAAAATTCTGCAATATTATTATCGCAACTTgattgattctgattggtcagtgagggaggAGTGACATTGATGGGTGTGGCGCTGTTCTGAAAGTCAAACCTTTTTCAActgagtggaaaaaaacagctgacgcTTAGCGCTGAAAATGCTGAACtccattggttttgtattgaaaaagaaaacactgtctgtggacacaggtcctaagagttattcatattAAGTAgtgtggctgatctgactgacggAGGGCGCCTTGTAGCTGTtcgtcaggaggcttaaggccgcctcagctccaccgcATTGCCTgctaggttgactgaaagttagtttgagacattTCCAATAAGGCGATCTCCAAATACACAAaaggtgacgtcactgagacacTGCCATGCTTTATACAGTCGATGATCCTCCTCCTATCTGTTAATCTGATGGGAATGTCGACCCCTGTGCAGGACTAGCAATTTTTATATCCCCCGCCATTATCTGTAGGCCTTACTGCAAAAACATGAGGTCAGGtggaacctgtgtgtgtgtgtgtgtgtgtgtgtgtgtgtgtgtgtgtgtgtgtgtgtgtgtgtgtgtgtgtgtgtgtgttgagcttAGTGTGTGAGTCCAGATGGATGATGTCGGCCGGCCTGTTGCTTTAATGCATACATTTAACCACCGAGGGACGGTGCTTTTAATAAAAACCCAGAATTCATTTACTGCCGACCCTCTCAATACGGTCCACACACTcccagattcacacacacacacacacacacacacacacacacacacacacacacacacacacacacattttgatgaagtgaGGAACCTGTAGGACTCCAGCATCAAACACCAAAAACCTAGAGAGTGTTCtgctctggggggggggggggggggggggggggggggggataagaaCGATAAGGTGGGGCAAACATTAATAAACGTGGATAACTGACTCACAGCACTGCAAAAATACGCAGCAATCCACCCCCtaaatcacagcagcaacatttcCAAGTATAATTTAATCTTTTTACAGCCCAACCCAAATGCTGACTCTGTCCCGGTGAAATAACAGCAGAGGGAAGGAGTGGAATTATTCTCTGGATAAAAGACTGAGGGAGACATCGCTGTGATGTAGACTCAACCTCCTTAAATACATATTTCATGTTTGTCCTGCCAACACACAGGCAGGTTTTATTCTCTCTAAAGCTCCTCTGTTTCATCAGGTGCTCAATGGAAACGATGCAGGCAATCCTGGGTGTCACGGCAGGGTTAAATGTGATGAATGAAATTGGTAATCAAAGTGAGAAAAGCGTGTGGACAGTTACAGACGACACGGTGTGAAGTAGGTGTGTGGAGCGTGCACGACCAGCCAGCAGCGTGGGGGAGAGAAAGGTGCAGGTGACATAAAGAACGAGAAAAgtgaagcagagaggaagacGCTTTGGAGGAAGGGCAGTGAAGTGCGGGAAAATTTACAAATAAGTTGATGAGCACAAGAAGGTCAGTGTATTAAAGGTACCAGCTTCTCAAGTGATGGATTTAAAGACGCAACTGAATCAACGTTCACTCAGCACAGAGGGGCTTCATGTTGCTCCAAACTTGTTAGAGAGTTGATGTTcgaaaaaaaatttgaaatgaccgacctgttttctctttgatttcACAGAGGACAGTGAAGAGAGCCGGCTTCATCCTGTGACAGTTCAACCCGTGTttcctgcaaaaacacaaatatcagAGACACCATTGAAGCCTTTGATGTATCAGTTTGATTCTCGTACAGGGGACAaagaatgcaaacacacaagacaGACGGACCAGCAGCAAGGAGCAGGAAACATCTGCATTATTTCACGAAGcaaaatcaaccaatcaaatgtTGAACCCTTTGGAAATCAAGTCTCAGCATTTATATCAACATCTATAAGGCAGCACGATGATGtgagaaagaaagtgttgttgttgtttttgctcttcACAAATACGAGCCGCTTTGGACGATACAAAGTTAACGTAATATTTCACTCTGAGAGATCACAAactgtcactgctgcaggaaggtctttttatgtttatgtggaAGTGTTACATGTTTTGTATGATTTCTATTTATGTACTTTTTAATTCTCTTGCTACTGCAGGACACAGTCCACGACACATTACACTTCAaggacaataaagtttatctcgTCTCATCTCATCTcgtctcatctcatctcatctcatctcgtctcatctcatctcatcttatcttatcttatcttatctcgtAAAGCTTTGGGGCTCTTCACCTCTTCACACTTGTCTCGTATCATCTCATCTTATTTTATCTCATCTTATGTTATCTCACAAAGCTTTGGGGCTCTTTGAAAATGAAGAATTGTAAGACGTTTAGGAATTAATCAGAAAAATTCTGATTgtgataaataataaagatgCATTCAGGAGTTAAAGACAAATGTGTTTCCTTAAAGGTCTGACTTAAACAGTTATATCAGTAACATCTGCAGAGGACGACGTGCAGTCGGAATAAATCGAGGAACACTAAAAACATGAGTTCTGTGAAATCCTGAGcaacatttttatacatttttttttgaccaaaacacaaactttaggATAATGAAAATAACTGATAGCTGAAAGAACAATGAAGATAATCTGTTACTGCAAACCTATAAGAATAAATGCATGAATAAACAGATATCTAAAGGGATTCATATTTCAGGGCTCTAATAGAATTCTTCCAGGTTTTCAGAAACACTTGAAAGCATTAtggagaatatttgtctttattcatTGAGTTGGGTATTAATTGTTTTATCACTAATGCATCATAATTCAGGTGcataaaaaaatcccaaattcACCTCATCGTTTATCACTGTCACAGcttgcactttttaaatgtgataatTCTGGTTAAAAGATCATACAGTACGTGAAAACTCTTGATAAAAACACTCAATGTAAGAGAAGATTTCATATACAGCAGAAAGCTTTCATTTATGAGAATTTCAGATTATCATTCCACTTTGAATAACGTTCAATTTGTGATTTAAGATTTTAGAATATTTAAGTTCAAAGAGCTCGTAACGCTCTATCTGCTTAACAGTTTGCATCAAttctaaataataaataaaaggagaCGAACTTTGCCTGCGCCTCCTCCAGACTCTGCTCCGTGATGGTCATGATCTGATGGAGAACACTCCCGGtctcctgcttcctctcctcctgctctgatCTGTCCTGGATGTGAAGCAGCGGCACCGAGAGACCGTACAGAGTCACCCCGCTCAGAGCCTCCATCAACGGACTCTGATCCACCATGACCGCCTCTGCAGAAATCAAATCTGAGGTTAAATccagcagagagggagcagcTGGAGTCCAAACAGAGAGACTGCACAGAGCGGAGTGAGTCTCCCTGGGGATGCGCTCTGTTATTTATCCGCCTGCACGCTGAATGAGgctgctctcctctctgtgcaCAGACTCTAAGAACTGCTCAGCTGAGTCTCATGCATCCCTAATCTGATGGCTTCACAACCCCCACAGTCCTGAACCAGCAGTGATGATGCTGCTGTCAACAAACGAGGCTACTTTACAAAGTTTGAATCACAATTAGAGAAAACATCTGGATTTAATGAGCTGTCACTGTTATAGttaatattcattcatttattacaGTTGATGAACAATTCAGGCAGTGACCACAAGACAGAGGACCAGCTCTTTACCCTCACAGGGCCCCTTGGGGGAGCTCATTGAGTCTACATGTGCTTTTTTGGAATTGGAGATTCTGAGCTTGCTGAAGGATTTTAAATCTCATCTAGCCTGGGAATTCCTCAGAATCCTCTCaggtggatagatggatggacggttggacggacggatggatggatggttggatggaatgatggatggatggatggaaggctGGACggggagatggatggatggatagatgggttgatggatggacagatggttggctgatggatggatggatggatgatggatggatggatggatgggttgatggatggacagatggttggatgatggatggatggatggatggatggatgatggatggatggatggatggatgatggatggatggatggatggatgggttgatAGATGGACAGAtggttggatgatggatgatggatggatggatggatgatggatggatggatgggttgatggatggacagatggttggatgatggatggatggatggatggatgatggatggatagacagatggatggatggatggatggacagatggatggatggatggatagatggctggatggacagatggacggatggatggttggatgatggatggatggatggatggatggatggatggatggatgatggatggatggatggatggatggatggacagacggacggatggatggttggatgatggatggatggatggatggatggatggatgatggatggttggatgatggatggacagGCGGATGGATGGGcggttggatggatggacagatggttggatgatggacggacggatgaatggatggacaggtggatggatgggcggttggatggatggatggattgatgggttgatggatggattgaggagacagaggagaagctGAGTGGCTATAAGACACTTTGCTGTTGACTAGGTGATCATGTCCCTCCTCGATGATCACGGCACAGTCGTGAGAGAATTTGCTGACTGATGCAGGTTATCCTTCCTTACTTTTATCTCCCCTGTAGTCTCCTGTAAATAACCAGGCTGTTGAGGCTGTGCAGTATAAGAACCTGGCTACCATCATTGATGATAAACTGACCGACAAGCTTCAAGCTGACGTTGTTTGTAAAAAAGCTAATCACAGCGTGGGCACTTTTTCAGAAAGCTTCAGGAGCtttaatgttgacagcactTTTAAGTGAATCTGTTTTAACTCTCTCCTTGGTCacttatatattatatatattgttaaaatatgtggggggaaaaaatgcagGTTTGACCCTTACTGACCTTTTGACACCTGAAGTAAGGACTTTAAAGAAGGTCCAGTCCATCCTGGCTGATCACAGTCATCCTTTGTTCTAAGAGCTGAAGTTTCTTCTGTCTGGCTGCAGATTCAGCTGATGTCAGTATGCAGGAAAAAGACACTAGCCTTATTTTTCCCTGCTGCTATTGCCTTTTTAGGCCTAATTGTGTGTTTCTATTTCATAAACTATTATATTGATTGTCCATTGGACTTGTACTCCTTAGTGTACTTGCTGGTTGGATGAATGTATGTTT
Proteins encoded in this window:
- the LOC132992529 gene encoding pre-B-cell leukemia transcription factor 3-like, which translates into the protein MVDQSPLMEALSGVTLYGLSVPLLHIQDRSEQEERKQETGSVLHQIMTITEQSLEEAQAKKHGLNCHRMKPALFTVLCEIKEKTGLSIRGVHEEEPPDAQLIRLDNMLLAEGVSGPDKDGGAALAAAGGATDNSIEHVDYRAKLTQIRQIYHTELEKYEQACSEFTAHVMNLLREQSRTRPISPREIERMVKIIHRKFSSIQVQLKQSTCEAVMILRSRFLDARRKRRNFSKQATEILNEYFYSHLSNPYPSEEAKEELAKKCSISVSQGGGSCITVSQVSNWFGNKRIRYKKNIGKFQEEANLYAAKTAVSAAQTVADVSPDTKTSGSLKLKNSMFTSMPRVNGLPNCRAQVGAGVLSQADTIHHAISLTGFSDLGLRQPLYGSHGLNVNVGWHDALRPPSVTSLSEEPASAHSDTSN